Proteins encoded by one window of Streptacidiphilus sp. PB12-B1b:
- a CDS encoding futalosine hydrolase: MTSAAPRLLVVTAVAPEAAAVLRGVGAALPDAEPTQARLPGGHLLHRHGPVDVLAAGVGPAAAAAGTATALAVDGYALVVSAGICGGFAPAAPLGCAVVADAIVAADLGAQTPDGFASVTELGFGRVRHETAHAGAVARALRAAGLPTAVGAVLTVSTVTGSAERAAELTAGHPGAVGEAMEGFGVAEAAAAHGTPVLELRAVSNAVGPRDRAAWRIGDAFATLERAFAALPYRDLPYRDLPYRNLPYPDLSQQAQPSQAHPRGGPQTAPSHDAPPGGTA; this comes from the coding sequence GTGACCTCGGCCGCACCCCGACTGCTCGTCGTCACCGCCGTCGCTCCCGAAGCGGCGGCGGTGCTTCGTGGCGTCGGGGCGGCGCTGCCGGACGCCGAGCCGACGCAGGCCCGGCTGCCCGGCGGCCACCTGCTGCACCGGCACGGCCCGGTGGACGTGCTCGCCGCCGGGGTCGGCCCGGCAGCGGCGGCGGCCGGTACGGCGACCGCCCTGGCCGTGGACGGCTACGCGCTGGTCGTCTCCGCCGGGATCTGCGGGGGCTTCGCCCCGGCCGCTCCGCTGGGCTGCGCGGTGGTCGCGGACGCGATCGTCGCCGCCGACCTGGGCGCCCAGACCCCGGACGGCTTCGCCAGCGTCACCGAGCTGGGCTTCGGCCGGGTCCGCCACGAGACGGCGCACGCCGGGGCGGTCGCCCGGGCCCTGCGCGCGGCGGGCCTGCCCACGGCGGTCGGGGCGGTGCTCACCGTCTCCACCGTGACCGGCAGCGCGGAACGCGCCGCCGAGCTGACGGCCGGGCACCCCGGCGCGGTCGGCGAGGCGATGGAGGGCTTCGGCGTCGCCGAGGCCGCCGCCGCGCACGGCACCCCGGTGCTGGAGCTGCGCGCCGTCTCCAACGCGGTCGGCCCGCGCGACCGGGCGGCGTGGCGCATCGGCGACGCCTTCGCCACCCTGGAACGGGCCTTCGCCGCACTGCCGTACCGGGACCTGCCGTACCGGGACCTGCCGTACCGGAACCTGCCGTACCCGGACCTGTCCCAGCAGGCACAGCCGTCCCAGGCGCACCCGCGCGGGGGCCCGCAGACCGCACCGTCCCACGACGCACCTCCGGGAGGGACCGCATGA
- a CDS encoding cytosine permease — protein sequence MTAAPTEISAYGDHVLAVEPTGAEPVPDEARHGRPLSLLWTWTSPNMEFATVFVGVLAVGVFGLGFWSAVLAIVLGTALGAVAHAFLGLSGPRFGVPQMVAGRSAFGFVGNMLPSVLNAVTAGIGWFAVNSVSAAYALNTLLGWPLLLCLFIVVILQVTLAYLGHNFIQSAERYAFPALTLVFLVAAGVILSKSHIGAADGSHAFPGAFLLTVGATFGYAAGWTPYGSDYTRYLPRTAPRWAVALWPGLGVLLSCVLLEIVGAASATVLIPAKVAATLSPTAAFTYALPTWLADLTLLAIAVGGIAANALNIYSGSLSFLATGIKLPAFLRRSWVSVAFGVLGTALAWSGLSDSATKYNNFLLVITYWIGPWLAVTFVDRYLRRKESDSSIAALLQSTAHRNWSAPIAMALGTALGVWLFSNQTEYVGLVAKHVPAIGDIAFETGFVLAALLYLSLRLLPALRTTPTPATEPATEPATA from the coding sequence ATGACCGCCGCCCCCACCGAGATCTCCGCGTACGGCGACCACGTCCTCGCCGTCGAACCCACCGGCGCCGAACCCGTCCCCGACGAGGCCCGGCACGGCCGGCCGCTCAGCCTGCTGTGGACCTGGACCTCCCCCAACATGGAGTTCGCCACCGTCTTCGTGGGCGTGCTCGCCGTCGGCGTCTTCGGCCTCGGCTTCTGGTCCGCCGTCCTGGCCATCGTCCTCGGCACCGCCCTCGGCGCCGTGGCCCACGCCTTCCTCGGGCTCAGCGGGCCGCGCTTCGGCGTGCCGCAGATGGTCGCCGGGCGCTCCGCCTTCGGCTTCGTCGGCAACATGCTGCCGTCCGTGCTGAACGCGGTCACCGCAGGCATCGGCTGGTTCGCGGTCAACAGCGTCAGCGCCGCGTACGCGCTGAACACGCTGCTCGGCTGGCCGCTGCTGCTGTGCCTGTTCATCGTGGTGATCCTCCAGGTCACGCTGGCCTACCTGGGCCACAACTTCATCCAGAGCGCCGAGCGGTACGCCTTCCCGGCGCTGACGCTGGTGTTCCTGGTCGCCGCCGGGGTCATCCTCAGCAAGTCCCACATCGGCGCGGCCGACGGCTCCCACGCCTTCCCCGGCGCCTTCCTGCTCACCGTCGGCGCGACCTTCGGCTACGCCGCCGGCTGGACCCCGTACGGCTCCGACTACACCCGCTACCTGCCGCGCACCGCGCCCAGGTGGGCGGTGGCGCTGTGGCCGGGCCTCGGCGTGCTGCTCTCCTGCGTGCTGCTGGAGATCGTCGGCGCGGCCTCGGCGACCGTGCTGATCCCGGCCAAGGTCGCCGCAACCCTCTCCCCCACCGCCGCGTTCACCTACGCCCTGCCCACCTGGCTGGCCGATCTCACCCTGCTGGCGATCGCCGTCGGCGGCATCGCCGCCAACGCGCTGAACATCTACTCCGGCTCGCTGTCCTTCCTGGCCACCGGCATCAAGCTGCCCGCGTTCCTGCGCCGCTCCTGGGTCTCGGTGGCGTTCGGCGTCCTCGGCACCGCCCTGGCCTGGTCCGGGCTGAGCGACTCCGCCACCAAGTACAACAACTTCCTGCTGGTCATCACCTACTGGATCGGCCCCTGGCTGGCCGTCACGTTCGTCGACCGCTACCTGCGCCGCAAGGAGTCCGACAGCTCGATCGCCGCGCTGCTCCAGTCCACCGCGCACCGCAACTGGTCCGCCCCCATCGCCATGGCGCTGGGCACCGCCCTCGGCGTCTGGCTCTTCTCCAACCAGACCGAGTACGTCGGCCTGGTCGCCAAGCACGTCCCCGCCATCGGCGACATCGCCTTCGAAACCGGCTTCGTCCTCGCCGCCCTCCTCTACCTGTCCCTCCGCCTCCTCCCCGCCCTACGCACCACCCCCACCCCCGCCACCGAACCCGCCACCGAACCGGCCACCGCCTGA
- a CDS encoding HAD family hydrolase, with the protein MKETAHFTVGFDLDMTLIDSRPGIKTAYDLLAAETGVSIDSDLVVSRLGPPVELEMANWFPADAVQAASDRYRAIYAEHAVAGCTALPGAYEALAAVRAHGGRSVVVTGKYAPNARLNLDALELEVEALHGTVFGPDKGLRLREEGAAIYVGDHLGDIQGAQAASAVAVGVATGPYDAAALDAAGADIVLADLTAFPAWLADHLRQTA; encoded by the coding sequence ATGAAGGAAACCGCGCACTTCACCGTCGGCTTCGACCTCGACATGACCCTGATCGACTCGCGTCCGGGCATCAAGACCGCCTACGACCTGCTGGCCGCCGAGACGGGCGTGTCCATCGACTCGGACCTGGTGGTCAGCCGGCTCGGGCCGCCGGTCGAGCTGGAGATGGCCAACTGGTTCCCGGCCGACGCGGTCCAGGCGGCGTCCGACCGGTACCGCGCCATCTACGCCGAGCACGCGGTCGCCGGCTGCACCGCCCTGCCCGGCGCGTACGAGGCGCTGGCGGCGGTCCGCGCCCACGGCGGCCGGTCGGTGGTGGTCACCGGCAAGTACGCGCCCAACGCCCGGCTCAACCTGGACGCGCTGGAGCTGGAGGTCGAGGCGCTGCACGGGACCGTCTTCGGCCCGGACAAGGGCCTGCGGCTGCGGGAGGAGGGGGCCGCGATCTACGTCGGCGACCACCTCGGCGACATCCAGGGCGCCCAGGCCGCCTCGGCCGTGGCCGTCGGCGTCGCCACCGGCCCGTACGACGCCGCGGCGCTGGACGCGGCCGGGGCCGACATCGTCCTGGCCGACCTCACCGCCTTCCCCGCCTGGCTGGCCGACCACCTGCGGCAGACCGCCTGA
- a CDS encoding DUF3027 domain-containing protein — translation MSAATTRSRTPDRLCAEAVEFARAAAVEAAGEAAVGEHLGTDAEGERVVTHFFATREWAYRGWRWAVTVTRASRSKLVTLDETVLLPGPDAMVAPQWVPWSERLRPGDMGPGDLLPTDEDDLRLEPGWSGADEPAPNSALVADAEALVGGVAAAEEAAEAAEAGAAGSRVAEAGAAGTGADGEPLAAPTSRGAIAAVAEELGLGRARVLSRLGLHLAADRWEKDFGAHTPMAQAAPAHCSSCGFLVPIAGTLSQSFGICANEFGPADGRVVALDYGCGGHSEAAVVPAPQQPAPPVLDEFTVEPMPLHPDPDSGSVTETDPAEELGHS, via the coding sequence ATGAGTGCTGCGACGACGCGAAGCCGTACCCCCGACCGGCTGTGTGCCGAGGCCGTCGAATTTGCCAGGGCCGCCGCCGTTGAGGCTGCCGGCGAGGCGGCTGTCGGCGAGCACCTGGGCACGGACGCTGAGGGTGAGCGGGTCGTCACGCACTTCTTTGCGACCCGCGAGTGGGCGTACCGGGGCTGGCGCTGGGCCGTGACCGTGACCCGCGCCTCGCGGAGCAAGCTGGTGACGCTGGACGAGACCGTCCTGCTCCCGGGCCCGGACGCGATGGTCGCGCCGCAGTGGGTGCCCTGGAGCGAGCGGCTGCGCCCCGGCGACATGGGCCCCGGCGACCTGCTGCCGACCGACGAGGACGACCTGCGGCTGGAGCCCGGCTGGAGCGGTGCGGACGAGCCCGCCCCCAATTCGGCGCTGGTCGCCGACGCCGAGGCCCTGGTGGGGGGCGTCGCGGCAGCCGAGGAGGCCGCTGAGGCGGCTGAGGCCGGAGCCGCAGGCTCTCGAGTCGCCGAAGCTGGAGCCGCCGGGACCGGTGCGGACGGCGAGCCGCTGGCCGCGCCGACCTCCCGGGGGGCCATCGCCGCTGTCGCCGAGGAGCTCGGCCTCGGCCGGGCCCGCGTGCTCTCCCGGCTGGGCCTGCACCTGGCGGCCGACCGCTGGGAGAAGGACTTCGGTGCGCACACCCCGATGGCGCAGGCGGCCCCCGCCCACTGCTCCTCCTGCGGCTTCCTGGTGCCGATCGCCGGAACCCTCAGCCAGAGCTTCGGCATCTGCGCCAACGAGTTCGGCCCGGCCGACGGACGCGTGGTCGCCCTCGACTACGGCTGCGGCGGCCACTCCGAGGCGGCCGTGGTGCCTGCCCCGCAGCAGCCCGCTCCGCCGGTCCTGGACGAGTTCACCGTCGAGCCGATGCCGCTGCACCCGGACCCCGACAGCGGCTCGGTCACCGAGACCGACCCGGCCGAGGAACTCGGCCACAGCTGA
- a CDS encoding nucleoside deaminase, translating to MTDFAKLLGTAVEEARLGLAEGGIPIGAALFGPEGELLGRGHNRRVQDDDPSMHAETAAFRAAGRLRGYARTTMVTTLSPCWYCSGLVRQFGIGRVVVGEAETFHGGHEWLAQHGVEVVVLNDPECTALMREFIADRPELWFEDIGE from the coding sequence ATGACCGACTTTGCGAAACTCTTGGGGACTGCCGTCGAGGAGGCCAGGCTCGGGCTGGCGGAGGGCGGCATCCCGATCGGGGCGGCGCTGTTCGGCCCGGAGGGCGAACTGCTGGGGCGCGGGCACAACCGCCGGGTGCAGGACGACGACCCGTCCATGCACGCCGAGACGGCGGCGTTCCGGGCCGCCGGGCGGCTGCGCGGCTACGCCCGGACGACCATGGTGACGACGCTGTCGCCGTGCTGGTACTGCTCGGGCCTGGTCCGGCAGTTCGGCATCGGCCGGGTGGTGGTGGGCGAGGCGGAGACCTTCCACGGCGGGCACGAGTGGCTGGCGCAGCACGGCGTGGAGGTCGTCGTCCTGAACGACCCGGAGTGCACGGCGCTGATGCGGGAGTTCATCGCGGACCGGCCGGAGCTGTGGTTCGAGGACATCGGCGAGTGA
- a CDS encoding 1,4-dihydroxy-6-naphthoate synthase has translation MTTRLSTAYSPCPNDTFVFHAWAHGLVPGDLAPEVTFADIDVTNGLAERGELDVLKISYAALPYVLDEYALLPCGGALGRGCGPLVLTGPDAPADPAALAGKTVAVPSERSTAYLLFRLWAAQAVPGGLGEIVVLPFHEIMPAVRDGKVDAGLVIHEARFTYQQYGLRSLADMGEAWEAATGLPIPLGAIIARRSLGPERLRGLAEAIRASVAHAWAHPADSREYVLAHAQEMDPAVADQHIALYVNDFTADLGPDGYAAVHGLLDRAAAAGLVPATAPGALDFPGAAAG, from the coding sequence ATGACGACCCGCCTCAGCACGGCCTACTCGCCCTGCCCCAATGACACCTTCGTCTTCCACGCCTGGGCCCACGGCCTGGTCCCCGGCGACCTCGCGCCCGAGGTGACCTTCGCCGACATCGACGTCACCAACGGCCTGGCCGAGCGCGGCGAGCTGGACGTGCTGAAGATCTCGTACGCGGCGCTGCCGTACGTCCTGGACGAGTACGCGCTGCTGCCCTGCGGTGGCGCGCTGGGGCGCGGCTGCGGCCCGCTGGTCCTCACCGGCCCGGACGCCCCGGCCGACCCCGCCGCGCTGGCCGGGAAGACCGTCGCCGTGCCCAGCGAGCGCAGCACCGCCTACCTGCTGTTCCGGCTGTGGGCGGCGCAGGCGGTGCCCGGCGGGCTGGGCGAGATCGTGGTGCTGCCGTTCCACGAGATCATGCCCGCCGTCCGGGACGGCAAGGTCGACGCCGGGCTGGTCATCCACGAGGCCCGCTTCACCTACCAGCAGTACGGGCTGCGGTCGCTGGCCGACATGGGCGAGGCGTGGGAGGCGGCGACCGGCCTGCCGATCCCGCTGGGGGCGATCATCGCCCGGCGCTCGCTCGGCCCGGAGCGGCTGCGCGGGCTGGCCGAGGCGATCCGCGCCAGCGTCGCCCACGCCTGGGCGCACCCGGCGGACAGCAGGGAGTACGTGCTGGCCCACGCCCAGGAGATGGACCCGGCCGTCGCCGACCAGCACATCGCGCTGTATGTGAACGACTTCACGGCCGATCTCGGCCCGGACGGCTATGCGGCCGTCCACGGGCTGCTGGACCGCGCGGCGGCGGCGGGCCTGGTGCCCGCGACGGCGCCGGGGGCGCTGGACTTCCCGGGCGCGGCGGCGGGCTGA
- a CDS encoding class I SAM-dependent methyltransferase: MPTTAEQAAQTAAATPAPWARSGRKAAIAQGFDLVAHEYGTGSGGFFTTLGTRLAAAAGLRRGDRVLDLGCGRGAVLFAAAEAVGPDGYAAGIDLSPAMVHATADEAARRGLRNVAVRVGDAEDPGFPAHSFEAVLAGLMMFITPDPDAALAAVRRVLVPGGRFAMSTFGPAEPGWAEALDAALAFQDPPPAGAPTTVKGGNGRFDTVDGITGTLAAAGFTEVATVEGEHVARIDADQWWASAWASGRRAALERIPADRREEARRAAFAVVERLYVDGVLTRRTTVRITTATGPATAEPVASGGG, from the coding sequence ATGCCGACCACAGCAGAGCAGGCAGCGCAGACAGCAGCGGCCACCCCCGCGCCGTGGGCGAGGAGCGGCCGCAAGGCGGCCATCGCCCAGGGGTTCGACCTGGTCGCCCACGAGTACGGCACGGGCAGCGGCGGCTTCTTCACCACCCTCGGCACCCGGCTGGCGGCCGCCGCCGGGCTGCGCCGCGGCGACCGGGTGCTGGACCTCGGCTGCGGCCGGGGTGCGGTGCTGTTCGCGGCGGCCGAGGCCGTCGGCCCGGACGGCTACGCGGCCGGGATCGACCTCTCCCCCGCCATGGTCCACGCCACCGCCGACGAGGCGGCCCGGCGCGGACTGCGCAATGTCGCGGTCCGGGTCGGCGACGCCGAGGACCCGGGCTTCCCCGCGCACTCCTTCGAGGCGGTGCTGGCCGGGCTGATGATGTTCATCACACCGGACCCGGACGCCGCCCTCGCCGCCGTACGCCGGGTGCTGGTGCCCGGCGGGCGGTTCGCCATGAGCACCTTCGGCCCGGCCGAGCCCGGCTGGGCCGAGGCCCTGGACGCCGCCCTGGCCTTCCAGGACCCGCCCCCGGCAGGCGCACCGACCACGGTCAAGGGCGGAAACGGCCGGTTCGACACCGTCGACGGCATCACCGGCACCCTCGCCGCGGCAGGCTTCACCGAGGTCGCCACGGTCGAGGGCGAGCACGTGGCCCGGATCGACGCCGACCAGTGGTGGGCCTCGGCCTGGGCCTCCGGCCGCCGCGCCGCCCTGGAGCGCATCCCGGCCGACCGCCGCGAGGAGGCCCGCCGGGCCGCCTTCGCCGTGGTCGAACGGCTGTACGTGGACGGCGTGCTGACCCGCCGCACCACCGTCCGCATCACCACCGCGACCGGCCCCGCGACGGCCGAACCCGTTGCTAGCGGCGGCGGTTGA
- a CDS encoding cold-shock protein: MPTGKVKWFNAEKGFGFLSRDDGGDVFVHSKALPSGVEALKPGQRVEFGVVAGHRGDQALSVTLLEDAPSLAAANRRKPDELAPIVQDLTTTLEKILPGLQHGRYPEKQQGHQLATVLRAVADQLDV; encoded by the coding sequence ATGCCCACGGGCAAGGTCAAGTGGTTCAACGCCGAGAAGGGCTTCGGCTTCCTCTCCCGCGACGACGGCGGCGACGTCTTCGTGCACTCCAAGGCGCTGCCGAGCGGCGTCGAGGCGCTCAAGCCCGGTCAGCGGGTGGAGTTCGGCGTGGTCGCCGGGCACCGGGGCGACCAGGCGCTGTCCGTGACGCTGCTGGAGGACGCCCCCTCGCTGGCCGCCGCCAACCGCCGCAAGCCGGACGAGCTGGCCCCCATCGTCCAGGACCTCACCACCACGCTGGAGAAGATCCTGCCGGGCCTGCAGCACGGCCGGTACCCGGAGAAGCAGCAGGGACACCAGCTCGCCACGGTGCTGCGCGCGGTCGCCGACCAGCTGGACGTCTGA
- a CDS encoding menaquinone biosynthesis decarboxylase: MAYDDLRSFLRALEREGDLKRITVEVDPYLEIGEIVDRVQKAKGPALLFEDVKGASMPLAMNVFGTERRLAKALGLKGAEEIAEKIAGLLKPELPHGFTGVREAFGKLAGMTHVPPRKVKQGDAPVQEVVLTGDEVDLEQLPALFTWPGDGGSFFNLGLTHTKDPDSGVRNLGLYRLQRHDRRTIGMHWQIHKDSRNHYAVAERRGERLPVAIAFGCPPVVTYAATAPLPGDIDEYMFAGFVAGERVRMVDCRTVPLQVPADAEVVLEGWLEPGQMLPEGPFGDHTGFYTPQEPFPALTIDCVTMRRRPLLQSIVVGRPPTEDGPLGKFTERFFLPLLKIIVPDIVDYDLPEAGGFHNCVIVSIDKKYPKHAQKVMHAIWGAHMMSLSKLIVVVDADCDVHDYQEVAWRALGNVDYSRDLSVVEGPVDHLDHASYQQFWGGKAGIDATRKLPEEGYTRDGGWPEMIESDPDTAKRVTARWKEYGL; the protein is encoded by the coding sequence ATGGCATACGACGATCTTCGGTCCTTTCTACGGGCACTGGAACGCGAGGGCGACCTCAAGCGGATCACGGTGGAGGTGGACCCGTACCTGGAGATCGGTGAGATCGTCGACCGGGTGCAGAAGGCCAAGGGCCCGGCGCTGCTGTTCGAGGACGTCAAGGGCGCCTCGATGCCGCTGGCGATGAACGTCTTCGGCACCGAGCGGCGGCTGGCCAAGGCGCTGGGCCTGAAGGGCGCGGAGGAGATCGCCGAGAAGATCGCCGGGCTGCTGAAGCCCGAGCTGCCGCACGGCTTCACCGGCGTCCGCGAGGCGTTCGGCAAGCTGGCCGGGATGACGCACGTGCCGCCGCGCAAGGTGAAGCAGGGCGACGCGCCGGTGCAGGAGGTGGTGCTGACCGGGGACGAGGTGGACCTGGAGCAGCTGCCCGCGCTGTTCACCTGGCCGGGGGACGGCGGCTCGTTCTTCAACCTGGGGCTGACCCACACCAAGGACCCGGACAGCGGCGTCCGCAATCTCGGGCTGTACCGCTTGCAGCGGCACGACCGGCGCACCATCGGCATGCACTGGCAGATCCACAAGGACAGCCGCAACCACTACGCGGTGGCCGAGCGGCGCGGCGAGCGGCTGCCGGTGGCGATCGCCTTCGGCTGCCCGCCGGTGGTGACGTACGCGGCGACCGCGCCGCTGCCCGGCGACATCGACGAGTACATGTTCGCGGGCTTCGTGGCCGGTGAGCGGGTGCGGATGGTGGACTGCCGGACGGTCCCGCTGCAGGTCCCGGCCGACGCCGAGGTGGTGCTGGAGGGCTGGCTGGAGCCTGGGCAGATGCTGCCGGAGGGCCCGTTCGGCGACCACACCGGCTTCTACACCCCGCAGGAGCCGTTCCCGGCGCTGACCATCGACTGCGTGACGATGCGCCGCCGCCCGCTGCTGCAGTCCATCGTGGTGGGCCGGCCGCCGACGGAGGACGGCCCGCTGGGCAAGTTCACCGAGCGCTTCTTCCTGCCGCTGCTGAAGATCATCGTCCCGGACATCGTCGACTACGACCTGCCCGAGGCCGGCGGCTTCCACAACTGCGTGATCGTCTCGATCGACAAGAAGTACCCCAAGCACGCGCAGAAGGTGATGCACGCCATCTGGGGCGCGCACATGATGTCGCTGTCCAAGCTGATCGTGGTGGTGGACGCCGACTGCGACGTCCACGACTACCAGGAGGTGGCCTGGCGGGCGCTGGGGAACGTGGACTACAGCCGCGACCTGTCGGTGGTGGAGGGCCCGGTGGACCACCTGGACCACGCCTCCTACCAGCAGTTCTGGGGCGGCAAGGCGGGTATTGACGCCACCCGCAAGCTCCCCGAGGAGGGCTACACCCGCGACGGCGGCTGGCCGGAGATGATCGAGTCCGACCCGGACACAGCCAAACGGGTGACAGCCCGCTGGAAGGAGTACGGACTGTGA
- a CDS encoding MFS transporter, which produces MRSLHRGASATAAGTGQAVGATGRRIRRATSAEGAGESGLAKLIELHAVNSAGDMMVTVALASTIFFSVPTGEARGRVALYLLITMAPFVLLAPVIGPLLDRLPSGRRSAMAMSMLARAAIAWMMTSSVTGGALTIYPEALGVLVASKAYGVVRSVVVPRLLPRRVTLVKANSRVTLAGLIATAVAGGIGGALHLIGPEWPLRGAFLVYLAGAVLAFHLPHKVDVAKDEQRALLHATQADTDARARAAEAVAFGKAGQAGAGGATGATGAAGDERGSGGDAAAGPGEPKLRLRSVGPSVVLALGAEGTLRGLSGFLTFFLAFLLREHPVGGLKSTVALGLVVGALGLGNTLGTALGSWLRAARGPEMLITFLLAVATASALAAALAYGVLTITLLAGVAGVTQSLGKVALDSLIQRDVPERVRTSAFARSETLMQLTWVIGGGIGIVLPLVGQIGAGVAAGILALSLLLTTRGLIRLPRPGRRVAAAPDVA; this is translated from the coding sequence CTGCGCAGCCTGCACCGGGGCGCGTCAGCGACCGCCGCCGGCACCGGCCAGGCGGTGGGGGCGACCGGGCGGCGGATCCGCCGGGCCACCTCGGCCGAGGGCGCGGGCGAGTCCGGGCTGGCCAAGCTGATCGAGCTGCACGCGGTGAACTCCGCGGGCGACATGATGGTGACGGTGGCGCTGGCGTCCACCATCTTCTTCTCGGTGCCGACCGGCGAGGCCCGGGGCCGGGTCGCGCTGTACCTGCTGATCACCATGGCGCCGTTCGTGCTGCTGGCCCCGGTCATCGGCCCGCTGCTGGACCGGCTGCCCAGTGGGCGGCGCAGCGCCATGGCGATGTCGATGCTGGCCCGGGCCGCGATCGCGTGGATGATGACCAGCTCGGTCACCGGCGGAGCGCTCACCATCTACCCGGAGGCGCTGGGGGTGCTGGTGGCCTCCAAGGCGTACGGGGTGGTGCGCAGCGTGGTGGTGCCCCGGCTGCTGCCCCGGCGGGTGACGCTGGTGAAGGCCAACTCCCGGGTGACGCTGGCCGGGCTGATCGCCACCGCCGTCGCGGGCGGGATCGGCGGCGCGCTGCACCTGATCGGCCCGGAGTGGCCGCTGCGCGGGGCCTTCCTGGTGTACCTGGCCGGGGCGGTGCTGGCGTTCCACCTGCCGCACAAGGTGGACGTGGCCAAGGACGAGCAGCGCGCGCTGCTGCACGCCACCCAGGCCGACACGGACGCCCGCGCGCGGGCAGCCGAAGCGGTCGCGTTCGGGAAAGCCGGGCAAGCCGGGGCGGGCGGGGCAACCGGGGCAACCGGAGCGGCCGGGGACGAGCGCGGATCGGGCGGCGACGCCGCCGCCGGGCCCGGTGAGCCGAAGCTGCGGCTGCGCTCGGTCGGGCCGTCCGTGGTGCTGGCGCTGGGGGCCGAGGGCACGCTGCGCGGTCTGTCCGGGTTCCTGACCTTCTTCCTGGCGTTCCTGCTGCGGGAGCACCCGGTCGGCGGGCTCAAGTCCACGGTCGCGCTGGGGCTGGTGGTGGGCGCGCTCGGGCTGGGCAACACCCTGGGGACGGCGCTCGGCTCCTGGCTGCGGGCGGCCCGGGGACCTGAGATGCTCATCACATTCCTGCTGGCCGTGGCGACCGCCTCGGCCCTCGCGGCGGCCCTCGCGTACGGCGTACTGACCATCACCCTGCTCGCCGGGGTCGCCGGGGTGACCCAGTCGCTGGGCAAGGTGGCCCTGGACTCGCTGATCCAGCGGGACGTCCCGGAACGCGTCCGGACCTCGGCTTTCGCCCGTTCGGAGACGTTGATGCAGCTCACCTGGGTGATCGGCGGCGGGATCGGGATCGTGCTGCCGCTGGTCGGCCAGATCGGGGCGGGCGTGGCGGCGGGGATCCTGGCACTGTCGCTGCTGCTGACGACGCGGGGCCTGATCCGGCTGCCGCGCCCCGGGCGGCGGGTCGCGGCCGCCCCCGACGTGGCTTGA
- a CDS encoding PucR family transcriptional regulator, whose protein sequence is MAALTLREILSFDVLGAAAPEILCGEQELDRPVRWVHSSEIYEIGPLLSGGELLLTTGLGLAGADAGARRHYVRELAERGVAGVAVELGRSLTEMPYELLDESRRRGLPLVALRAVVPFIRIAEAANTAIVTQSLTDRPYPAADRDGRAAALLADLAEGTARSQPEVLARARALDFRPDRTHRLLGVAATGTGADAALDRAALALDAELLRAPVTGGLAALLAVPAGAQDAVRAAQAALTAGPPAGYTLALGPACPADAAWSRWGESLREARTALGLALTVPPAEPAPRSGALVTSSRALALERQLTGDGLTPASRDRLAHLVSRALGPLLEWEAAHPSDLVRTLEVHLRNGCSPTRTAALLHVGRQSLYQRLDRIESLLGLPVTAPDSHTELLLATCAHRLLRAQP, encoded by the coding sequence ATGGCCGCACTCACCCTCCGCGAGATCCTCTCCTTCGACGTCCTCGGCGCCGCCGCGCCCGAGATCCTCTGCGGCGAACAGGAGCTGGACCGGCCCGTGCGCTGGGTGCACTCCAGCGAGATCTACGAGATAGGACCGCTGCTCTCCGGCGGCGAGCTGCTGCTCACCACCGGCCTCGGCCTGGCCGGCGCGGACGCCGGGGCCCGCCGCCACTACGTCCGCGAGCTGGCCGAGCGCGGCGTCGCCGGGGTCGCCGTCGAGCTGGGCCGCTCGCTCACCGAGATGCCGTACGAACTGCTGGACGAGAGCCGCCGCCGGGGCCTGCCGCTGGTGGCGCTGCGCGCGGTCGTCCCGTTCATCCGGATCGCCGAGGCCGCCAACACCGCCATCGTCACCCAGTCGCTGACCGACCGGCCCTACCCCGCCGCCGACCGCGACGGCCGCGCCGCCGCGCTCCTCGCCGATCTGGCCGAAGGCACCGCCCGCAGCCAGCCGGAGGTGCTGGCCCGGGCGCGCGCCCTGGACTTCCGGCCCGACCGCACCCACCGGCTGCTCGGCGTCGCCGCGACCGGCACCGGCGCGGACGCCGCCCTCGACCGCGCCGCCCTCGCCCTGGACGCCGAGCTGCTGCGCGCGCCGGTCACGGGCGGCCTCGCCGCGCTGCTCGCCGTCCCGGCCGGGGCGCAGGACGCCGTCCGGGCCGCCCAGGCGGCGCTGACCGCCGGCCCGCCCGCCGGATACACGCTGGCACTGGGCCCGGCCTGCCCCGCCGACGCGGCCTGGAGCCGCTGGGGCGAGTCGCTGCGCGAGGCCAGGACCGCCCTCGGCCTGGCCCTGACCGTCCCCCCGGCCGAACCCGCCCCCCGCAGCGGCGCCCTGGTCACCTCCTCCCGCGCGCTGGCGCTGGAACGCCAACTGACCGGCGACGGCCTCACCCCCGCCTCCCGCGACCGGCTCGCCCACCTGGTCAGCCGGGCCCTGGGCCCGCTGCTGGAGTGGGAGGCCGCCCACCCCAGCGACCTGGTCCGCACCCTGGAGGTCCACCTCCGCAACGGCTGCAGCCCCACCCGCACCGCCGCCCTGCTCCACGTCGGCCGCCAGTCCCTCTACCAGCGCCTGGACCGCATCGAATCCCTCCTCGGCCTCCCCGTCACCGCCCCCGACTCCCACACCGAACTCCTCCTCGCCACCTGCGCCCACCGCCTCCTCCGCGCCCAACCCTGA